The following are from one region of the Serinus canaria isolate serCan28SL12 chromosome 8, serCan2020, whole genome shotgun sequence genome:
- the DARS2 gene encoding aspartate--tRNA ligase, mitochondrial, with protein MALPRLLVRALHRAAAAAAPAAPDFNSFVTRTNTCGELRAAHVGQKVTLYGWVQYQRQGLFLVLRDFQGLTQVIIPQDEAHSHVKELLSNAPLESVVRVTGTVSPRPPGQENPKMPTGDIEVKAETAEILNSCKKLPFEIKDFIKKSEALRMQYRYLDLRSCRLQSALRLRSRVVMRMREYLCNLHGFVDVETPTLFKRTPGGAKEFLVPSREVGKFYSLPQSPQQFKQLLMVGGMDRYFQVARCYRDEGSRPDRQPEFTQIDIEMSFVDQAGIQRLIEGLLQHSWPEERGSIMTPFPSMTYEEALADYGTDKPDTRFGMKIVDISDVLRGSNIHFVQNALSYPHGSIRAICIPQGVRYLTNKDLGSLKESAKSQFNQEIMEIICRPDGSLKSLLTKFLGEKEQSELIRALNMEEGDVVLLAAGEHKQVCSALGALRLLSANLLEAAGLALRDPTAFHFLWVVDFPLFLPKAENPTELESAHHPFTAPHPSDVSLLYSDPTKVRSQHYDLVLNGNEVGGGSIRIHSAEQQRFVLEKVLKEDSEVLSHLIEALEFGAPPHGGIALGLDRLISLIVDAPSIRDVIAFPKSFRGRDLMGNAPDYVTPEELEPYHIQVSWPLEEKEAKKN; from the exons ATGGCGCTGCCCCGGCTGCTGGTGCGAGCGCTGCACCGGGCGGCCGCTGCCGCCGCACCTGCGGCTCCAG aCTTCAACAGTTTTGTCACTCGGACCAACACATGTGGAGAGCTGCGTGCTGCTCACGTGGGACAGAAGGTGACCCTGTATGGATGGGTTCAATATCAAAG ACAAGGCCTGTTTCTGGTTTTGAGGGATTTCCAGGGACTGACCCAGGTCATCATTCCTCAGGATGAG gcacaTTCCCACgtgaaggagctgctgtccaACGCCCCACTGGAGTCTGTGGTGAGAGTCACTGGGACAGTGTCCCCTCGGCCCCCCGGGCAGGAGAATCCG AAAATGCCAACAGGGGATATTGAAGTGAAGGCAGAGACTGCAGAGATCCTAAACTCCTGCAAGAAGCTGCCTTTTGAAATCAAGGATTTTATCAAG aAGTCCGAGGCCCTGCGGATGCAGTATCGGTACCTGGACCTGCGCAGCTGCCGGCTGCAGTCCGCGCTGCGGCTGCGCTCTCGTGTGGTGATGAGGATGCGCGAGTACCTCTGCAACCTCCATG GGTTCGTGGATGTAGAAACTCCAACTCTGTTTAAAAGAACCCCAGGG GGAGCCAAAGAATTCCTTGTGCCCTCGAGGGAAGTGGGCAAGTTCTACTCTCTGCCACAGAGTCCTCAGCAGTTCAAGCAGCTCCTCATGGTTGGAGGCATGGACAG GTACTTCCAGGTCGCTCGCTGCTACCGGGACGAGGGTTCACGGCCTGACAGGCAGCCAGAATTCACCCAG ATAGACATAGAGATGTCATTTGTAGATCAAGCTGGGATCCAGAGGCTCATAGAGGGCCTCCTGCAACATTCCTGGCCTGAGGAAAGAGGCTCCATTATGACTCCTTTCCCTTCCATGACATATGAGGAGGCACTGGCTGATTATGGGACTGATAAACCAGACACTCGCTTTGGGATGAAG ATCGTGGATATCAGTGATGTTTTACGAGGATCAAACATTCACTTTGTGCAGAATGCCCTCAGTTACCCCCATGGCTCCATCAGAGCCATTTGTATCCCTCAGGGAGTG AGGTATCTTACAAATAAAGACTTGGGGTCATTGAAGGAGTCTGCAAAATCCCAGTTTAACCAG GAAATCATGGAAATTATCTGCAGACCTGATGGAAGCTTGAAGTCCCTGCTTACCAAATTCCTTGGTGAGAAGGAGCAGTCAGAGCTTATCCGAGCACTGAACATGGAGGAGGGTgatgtggtgctgctggcagctggagaaCATAAGCAAGTG TGCTCTGCCCTAGGAGCCTTGCGGTTGTTGAGTGCCAACCTcctggaggcagctgggctggcactccGTGATCCCACAGCCTTTCACTTCCTCTGGGTGGTGgatttcccccttttcctccctaAGGCTGAGAATCCCACTGAGCTGGAATCTGCTCATCACCCCTTCACTGCCCCTCATCCTTCAGATGTCAGCCTCCTGTATTCTGATCCCACAAAG GTCCGTAGCCAGCACTATGACCTTGTGCTGAATGGCAATGAGGTTGGAGGTGGCTCCATCAGAATTCACAGTGCAGAACAGCAGCGTTTTGTGCTGGAGAAAGTGCTGAAG GAGGACTCTGAGGTGCTTTCCCATCTAATTGAGGCTTTGGAATTTGGAGCTCCACCTCATGGAGGAATTGCTTTAG GACTTGACAGGCTGATCTCTCTCATTGTTGACGCTCCAAGTATCCGGGACGTCATTGCCTTTCCAAAATCCTTCAGGGGACGAGACCTGATGGGCAATGCTCCAGACTATGTCACTCCAGAAGAACTAGAGCCATATCACATTCAAGTTTCCTGGCCTCTTGAAgaaaaagaggcaaagaaaaactGA
- the KLHL20 gene encoding kelch-like protein 20 isoform X1, protein MDGKPMRRCASARPGETGMDVTSRCTLGDPNKLPEGVPQPARMPYISDKHPRQTLEVINLLRKHRELCDVVLVVGAKKIYAHRVILSACSPYFRAMFTGELAESRQTEVVIRDIDERAMELLIDFAYTSQITVEEGNVQTLLPAACLLQLAEIQEACCEFLKRQLDPSNCLGIRAFADTHSCRELLRIADKFTQHNFQEVMESEEFMLLPANQLIDIISSDELNVRSEEQVFNAVMAWVKYSIQERRPQLPQVLQHVRLPLLSPKFLVGTVGSDPLIKSDEECRDLVDEAKNYLLLPQERPLMQGPRTRPRKPIRCGEVLFAVGGWCSGDAISSVERYDPQTNEWRMVASMSKRRCGVGVSVLDDLLYAVGGHDGSSYLNSVERYDPKTNQWSSDVAPTSTCRTSVGVAVLGGYLYAVGGQDGVSCLNIVERYDPKENKWTRVASMSTRRLGVAVAVLGGFLYAVGGSDGTSPLNTVERYNPQENRWHTIAPMGTRRKHLGCAVYQDMIYAVGGRDDTTELSSAERYNPRTNQWSPVVAMTSRRSGVGLAVVNGQLMAVGGFDGTTYLKTIEVFDPDANTWRLYGGMNYRRLGGGVGVIKMTHCESHICSSMHGLAPM, encoded by the exons GTGTGCCAGCGCTCGCCCAGGAGAGACCGGAATGGACGTGACCAGCCGCTGCACCCTCGGAGACCCCAACAAGCTGCCCGAGGGGGTCCCGCAGCCCGCGCGCATGCCCTACATCTCCGACAAGCACCCCCGGCAGACCCTGGAGGTCATCAACCTGCTGAGGAAGCACCGGGAGCTCTGCGATGTGGTGCTGGTAGTGGGGGCCAAGAAGATCTACGCCCACAGGGTGATCCTGTCGGCCTGCAGCCCCTACTTCCGAGCCATGTTCACCGGGGAGCTGGCGGAGTCGCGGCAAACAGAGGTGGTGATCCGGGACATCGACGAGCGCGCCATGGAGCTGCTCATCGACTTCGCCTACACCTCGCAGATCACTGTGGAGGAGGGCAATGTCCAGACCTTGCTGCCAGCTGCTTGTCTTCTCCAGCTGGCTGAGATCCAGGAGGCTTGCTGTGAGTTCCTCAAGAGACAGTTGGACCCTTCCAATTGCCTGGGCATCCGGGCTTTTGCTGACACTCACTCGTGCCGCGAGCTGCTGAGGATCGCTGACAAATTCACACAGCACAACTTCCAGGAG gtGATGGAGAGTGAAGAGTTCATGCTGCTTCCTGCCAACCAGCTCATAGACATCATTTCCAGTGACGAGTTAAACGTGCGCAGCGAGGAGCAGGTGTTCAACGCTGTGATGGCCTGGGTGAAGTACAGCATCCAGGAGAGAAGACCCCAGCTGCCACAG GTCCTGCAGCACGTCCGCCTGCCCCTGTTGAGTCCCAAGTTTCTTGTGGGTACAGTGGGCTCTGATCCACTCATTAAGAGTGATGAGGAATGCAG GGATCTGGTGGATGAAGCCAAAAACtacctgctgctgccccaggagcgGCCGCTGATGCAGGGACCGCGAACGAGGCCGCGCAAACCCATCCGCTGTGGAGAGGTGCTCTTTGCAg TGGGCGGCTGGTGCAGCGGGGATGCCATTTCCAGCGTGGAGCGCTACGACCCCCAGACCAACGAATGGAGGATGGTGGCTTCCATGAGCAAGAGGCGCTGTGGTGTCGGGGTCAGCGTCCTGGATGACCTCCTCTATGCTGTGGGAGGCCATGATGGCTCCTCTTATCTCAACAGTGTGGAAAG gtaTGATCCAAAGACCAATCAGTGGAGCAGTGATGTGGCTCccaccagcacctgcaggacCAGTGTTGGAGTAGCAGTTCTTGGAGGTTACCTCTATGCTGTGGGTGGCCAGGATGGTGTCTCTTGTCTCAACATTGTGGAGAG GTATGATCCCAAAGAAAACAAGTGGACTCGAGTGGCTTCCATGAGCACCAGGCGCCTGGGagtggcagtggctgtgctgggaggctTCCTGTATGCTGTGGGAGGCTCTGATGGAACATCTCCTCTCAATACTG TGGAACGCTACAACCCCCAGGAGAACCGCTGGCACACGATAGCCCCCATGGGCACCAGGAGGAagcacctgggctgtgctgtgtaCCAGGACATGATCTAtgctgtgggaggcagggatgacaccacagagctcagcagtgctgagaggTACAACCCACGCACCAACCAGTGGTCTCCCGTGGTGGCCATGACGTCCCGGCGCAGCGGG GTTGGCCTGGCCGTGGTGAATGGACAGCTGATGGCAGTGGGGGGCTTTGATGGCACAACGTACCTGAAGACCATTGAGGTGTTTGATCCAGATGCTAACACGTGGAG GTTGTACGGCGGGATGAACTACCGGCGGCTGGGCGGCGGCGTGGGGGTTATCAAAATGACACACTGTGAATCTCATATATG CTCTAGTATGCACGGTCTAGCTCCAATGTAA
- the CENPL gene encoding centromere protein L has translation MAEEAPEDGAVRTLPSLRRLSRALPFGRSHGRLGNSPGCRLIVPTLFSQEKADPQKTAFLLRKAWTLYSVTPLYGFRRARLRDYARLLGAFIAAEKQKGLAVEVGVELDIKVALSSLPDIRGSELDQAALLVQLSSRSRASSRNSEDKPVWSGWFCSMFGDDLFENVPEHFTCLPLFLSHGAESYTSLVGSWFQKTFDCCFRRLAISPLNLSWMVAMWAGCKLDRAASAVELVFSVPRLAQPLDISYAIHPEDAQALWDTVQKTPGEITQEEVDVFMDCLYAHFHRHFKIHLSAAKLVKVSTGVALAHCDGIVKILNSQHLPGVLMLLTELAISQIQ, from the exons ATGGCGGAGGAGGCGCCGGAGGACGGCGCGGTGCGGACCCTACCTAGCCTCAGGCGGCTCTCCCGGGCTCTGCCCTTCGGACGGAGCCATGGCCGCCTCGGCAACAGCCCCGGCTGCCGCCTCATTGTGCCAACGTTGTTCTCTCAG GAAAAGGCGGACCCGCAGAAAACAGCGTTCTTGCTGCGTAAAGCCTGGACACTGTACAGCGTGACCCCCCTGTACGGCTTCCGCCGCGCCCGCCTCAGGGACTACGCGCGGCTGCTGGGCGCCTTCATCGCCGCCGAGAAGCAGAAGGGGCTGGCGGTGGAGGTGGGCGTCGAGCTGGACATCAAGGTGGCCCTGTCCAGCCTTCCCGACATCAGGGGCAGCGAGCTGGACCAGGCTGCCCTCCTCGTGCAG ctgtcTTCGAGGTCACGAGCCTCCTCCAGGAACTCTGAGGACAAGCCGGTGTGGTCGGGCTGGTTCTGCTCCATGTTTGGGGATGATCTTTTCGAGAACGTGCCAGAGCACTTCACCTGCCTGCCCCTGTTCCTGAGCCACGGCGCCGAGAGCTACACCTCCCTGGTTGGCAGCTGGTTCCAGAAGACTTTCGACTGCTGCTTCCGCCGCCTGGCCATCAGCCCCCTGAACCTCAGCTGGATGGTGGCCATGTGGGCTGGCTGCAAGCTggacagagctgcctctgccgTGGAACTCGTCTTCTCCGTGCCCCGCCTGGCGCAGCCCCTGGATATTTCCTACGCCATCCACCCCGAGGACGCCCAAGCTCTGTGGGACACAGTACAAAAAACGCCAGGAGAGATCACCCAAGAGGAGGTGGACGTCTTCATGGACTGCCTTTATGCCCACTTCCACAGGCACTTCAAGATCCACTTGTCAGCTGCCAAGCTGGTGAAGGTTTCCACAGGGGTTGCCTTGGCACACTGTGATGGGATTGTAAAG ATTCTAAACAGCCAACACCTGCCTGGAGTGCTGATGCTACTGACTGAACTCGCAATCTCTCAAATCCAGTGA
- the KLHL20 gene encoding kelch-like protein 20 isoform X2 produces MDGKPMRRCASARPGETGMDVTSRCTLGDPNKLPEGVPQPARMPYISDKHPRQTLEVINLLRKHRELCDVVLVVGAKKIYAHRVILSACSPYFRAMFTGELAESRQTEVVIRDIDERAMELLIDFAYTSQITVEEGNVQTLLPAACLLQLAEIQEACCEFLKRQLDPSNCLGIRAFADTHSCRELLRIADKFTQHNFQEVMESEEFMLLPANQLIDIISSDELNVRSEEQVFNAVMAWVKYSIQERRPQLPQVLQHVRLPLLSPKFLVGTVGSDPLIKSDEECRDLVDEAKNYLLLPQERPLMQGPRTRPRKPIRCGEVLFAVGGWCSGDAISSVERYDPQTNEWRMVASMSKRRCGVGVSVLDDLLYAVGGHDGSSYLNSVERYDPKTNQWSSDVAPTSTCRTSVGVAVLGGYLYAVGGQDGVSCLNIVERYDPKENKWTRVASMSTRRLGVAVAVLGGFLYAVGGSDGTSPLNTVERYNPQENRWHTIAPMGTRRKHLGCAVYQDMIYAVGGRDDTTELSSAERYNPRTNQWSPVVAMTSRRSGVGLAVVNGQLMAVGGFDGTTYLKTIEVFDPDANTWRLYGGMNYRRLGGGVGVIKMTHCESHIW; encoded by the exons GTGTGCCAGCGCTCGCCCAGGAGAGACCGGAATGGACGTGACCAGCCGCTGCACCCTCGGAGACCCCAACAAGCTGCCCGAGGGGGTCCCGCAGCCCGCGCGCATGCCCTACATCTCCGACAAGCACCCCCGGCAGACCCTGGAGGTCATCAACCTGCTGAGGAAGCACCGGGAGCTCTGCGATGTGGTGCTGGTAGTGGGGGCCAAGAAGATCTACGCCCACAGGGTGATCCTGTCGGCCTGCAGCCCCTACTTCCGAGCCATGTTCACCGGGGAGCTGGCGGAGTCGCGGCAAACAGAGGTGGTGATCCGGGACATCGACGAGCGCGCCATGGAGCTGCTCATCGACTTCGCCTACACCTCGCAGATCACTGTGGAGGAGGGCAATGTCCAGACCTTGCTGCCAGCTGCTTGTCTTCTCCAGCTGGCTGAGATCCAGGAGGCTTGCTGTGAGTTCCTCAAGAGACAGTTGGACCCTTCCAATTGCCTGGGCATCCGGGCTTTTGCTGACACTCACTCGTGCCGCGAGCTGCTGAGGATCGCTGACAAATTCACACAGCACAACTTCCAGGAG gtGATGGAGAGTGAAGAGTTCATGCTGCTTCCTGCCAACCAGCTCATAGACATCATTTCCAGTGACGAGTTAAACGTGCGCAGCGAGGAGCAGGTGTTCAACGCTGTGATGGCCTGGGTGAAGTACAGCATCCAGGAGAGAAGACCCCAGCTGCCACAG GTCCTGCAGCACGTCCGCCTGCCCCTGTTGAGTCCCAAGTTTCTTGTGGGTACAGTGGGCTCTGATCCACTCATTAAGAGTGATGAGGAATGCAG GGATCTGGTGGATGAAGCCAAAAACtacctgctgctgccccaggagcgGCCGCTGATGCAGGGACCGCGAACGAGGCCGCGCAAACCCATCCGCTGTGGAGAGGTGCTCTTTGCAg TGGGCGGCTGGTGCAGCGGGGATGCCATTTCCAGCGTGGAGCGCTACGACCCCCAGACCAACGAATGGAGGATGGTGGCTTCCATGAGCAAGAGGCGCTGTGGTGTCGGGGTCAGCGTCCTGGATGACCTCCTCTATGCTGTGGGAGGCCATGATGGCTCCTCTTATCTCAACAGTGTGGAAAG gtaTGATCCAAAGACCAATCAGTGGAGCAGTGATGTGGCTCccaccagcacctgcaggacCAGTGTTGGAGTAGCAGTTCTTGGAGGTTACCTCTATGCTGTGGGTGGCCAGGATGGTGTCTCTTGTCTCAACATTGTGGAGAG GTATGATCCCAAAGAAAACAAGTGGACTCGAGTGGCTTCCATGAGCACCAGGCGCCTGGGagtggcagtggctgtgctgggaggctTCCTGTATGCTGTGGGAGGCTCTGATGGAACATCTCCTCTCAATACTG TGGAACGCTACAACCCCCAGGAGAACCGCTGGCACACGATAGCCCCCATGGGCACCAGGAGGAagcacctgggctgtgctgtgtaCCAGGACATGATCTAtgctgtgggaggcagggatgacaccacagagctcagcagtgctgagaggTACAACCCACGCACCAACCAGTGGTCTCCCGTGGTGGCCATGACGTCCCGGCGCAGCGGG GTTGGCCTGGCCGTGGTGAATGGACAGCTGATGGCAGTGGGGGGCTTTGATGGCACAACGTACCTGAAGACCATTGAGGTGTTTGATCCAGATGCTAACACGTGGAG GTTGTACGGCGGGATGAACTACCGGCGGCTGGGCGGCGGCGTGGGGGTTATCAAAATGACACACTGTGAATCTCATATATGGTAA